The nucleotide sequence GAACGTCATGATCGGCTTCGCCAATCAACTCGTGATGCGTAGCGCCGACAACTTCGTGTCGTGGCCCTATGAGGATATCCGCCGCGTCGATGGCCCCAGCGGCACGCTGCGCGTCAGCTGCCTCTCGGCCTCGCCGCTGGCGCGGCTGGAAATTCGCGACGCAGCGCTGTCGGCCGAGCTGATCGCGCGCTGTGGCCATATCGACCAGCACCGGCTGACGCGCGGCGGCATTGCGCGGATCATCGGCTGGTCCGTGGCGGCCGCGGCCTCGATCATTGCGGTCGTGCTGGTGGTGATCCCGTTTGCGGCCGAGCGGCTGACGCCGCTGGTGCCGCCGGCGATGGAGAAGCATCTCGGCGAGGCCGCCGTGGTGCAGATCCATTCGCTGTTCGGCGACAAGGAGTGCAGCGCGGCGGCCGGGCAGGCGGCGTTCGCCAAGCTGGTCACGGCGCTGCGCCGGCCAGCGGATCTCGACGACGGCATCGGCTCGGAGGTGCTGGATACGCCGATCCCCAACGCCTTCGCGCTGCCGGGCGGGCGCTTTTTCCTGTTTCGCGGGCTGCTCGACAAGGCGAATGATCCCGACGAGGTCGCGGGCGTGCTGGCGCATGAGCTCGGCCATCTGAAGCATCGCGACAATCTGCGGCAGCTGATTCACAACGGCTCGAGCTCGTTCCTGATCGGGCTTCTGTTCGGCGATATCACCGGCGCAGGTGCTGCGGTCTTCGCCTCCCGTTCCATGATCAACGCCTCCTATTCGCGCGAGGCGGAGGAGGCGGCCGACAGCTTCGCGATCGAGGTGATGCACAAGCTCGGACGGCCGACGCGGCCGATGGGCGAGTTGTTGTTCCGCATCACCGGCAAGGAGGCCGGCAAGCAGCCCGCGCTGTGGTCGAGCCATCCGTTGACCGAGGACCGCCTCGCCCGCATGCGCGCCGCCGACCGCCCGGCAAGCGGCCCGCCGCTGCTGAGCGCGGAGGAATGGAAGGCGCTGAAGGGGATCTGCAGGTAGCTGAATTGGCGGCGCTGCCGCTGAGTTGCCGACCCTGTTTCGGCAAAACCGGTGTCGTCCCGGCGAACGCCGGGACCCATACCCCCAGGGAGCGGTTTGAGGCACGCTGGCTATTGGCATTTTGCCCGACACGACGGCCGCGGCGTATGGGTCCCGGCGTTCGCCGGAACGACAGCGATGGTGTTGCGGCAGCCGGGCAAACCGCGACGACCCGCCCCGCAACTACTCCGCCAGATTATTCGTCTTCCTCACCCACGCCCGCACATCCGTCAGCACGGCCGGCAGCACGGCCTTGACCTCGGCGAGCGTCATGCCCGCCTTGACCCGGGGGTCGTAGAGCAGATTGAGGATGTACTGATCGTAGACATCGAAATAGCCCATCGAGACGTTGTCGTTGAACATGGTCCAGGGCACGCTGGAGGTGTCGTTGATCGGCCCGAGCGACTGCAGCAGCTCCTCATAGGCGCAGTCGAGGAAGACGAAATCGCCATTGTCGACGGTCAGGATGACGTCGGAATGCTCGATCTCGAACGCCTCGTTCTTGCGGAAGCCGGACAGACATTGCGGGTCGAGCGAGGTCTTGATCTCGCGCGCGCGCTCGCTGCCATAGGCTTGGCTGATGGTGTGGTAGAGGTCGCGGTCGCGCACCAGCTTGACCCGCACATTGGCGTCGTCGTCGCTCTCGGTCATCGCGATGTCGAGGTTGCGGATGCGGGCGCCGATGTCGCTCACGACCTTGGCGAGCTGCGCCTTGCGGTCGGCGCGGCGGCCGTCGGCGAACACGCGCACCGGCGTGCTGTATTTCCGGATG is from Bradyrhizobium sp. ORS 285 and encodes:
- a CDS encoding M48 family metallopeptidase, giving the protein MDSTSPDSEPGSDQRSDPGSDPGLAAPREAEAAPAAQSAAPGGPAIYFDGLSNRRQNVMIGFANQLVMRSADNFVSWPYEDIRRVDGPSGTLRVSCLSASPLARLEIRDAALSAELIARCGHIDQHRLTRGGIARIIGWSVAAAASIIAVVLVVIPFAAERLTPLVPPAMEKHLGEAAVVQIHSLFGDKECSAAAGQAAFAKLVTALRRPADLDDGIGSEVLDTPIPNAFALPGGRFFLFRGLLDKANDPDEVAGVLAHELGHLKHRDNLRQLIHNGSSSFLIGLLFGDITGAGAAVFASRSMINASYSREAEEAADSFAIEVMHKLGRPTRPMGELLFRITGKEAGKQPALWSSHPLTEDRLARMRAADRPASGPPLLSAEEWKALKGICR
- a CDS encoding DUF2927 domain-containing protein, whose product is MTIPLPASTAEVPAITARQRAEKKSFTDAEIIDGFFKTAFGAEYHLAGRVDRIRKYSTPVRVFADGRRADRKAQLAKVVSDIGARIRNLDIAMTESDDDANVRVKLVRDRDLYHTISQAYGSERAREIKTSLDPQCLSGFRKNEAFEIEHSDVILTVDNGDFVFLDCAYEELLQSLGPINDTSSVPWTMFNDNVSMGYFDVYDQYILNLLYDPRVKAGMTLAEVKAVLPAVLTDVRAWVRKTNNLAE